Below is a genomic region from Spirochaetota bacterium.
AGCGGCCCACCCCTGCGCCCGCGGAGATGAAATCAGGCGCATCCGGGACCTTTTAAAGCCATTGCACAGAACACCAAGAATATTGTAATACAAAACCGATATGAATTCGCATGGAGGGCGTCATTTGTCAAGCATTGTTTGACCTGATAAACCGGGGCGGCGGGCACACCGGACGTCATGCACCCGCCGAAAGACGAACGCCGCTTAAAGCGACGTTTAGTGAACGGATAAACCTATTCCCCGACGCCGGTAGCGAATCCCTTCGTGGCGGGTCCTGTCGAGGCGGAGGTGCCGGCTATCTTTGCGAGGTACGCGGAACCCAGCCGTTCGAGGTGGTCATTGACATTGTCGAAATAATTGAGGTGCTTCTGCTCCTGGTCGATGATCGTTTCGAAAATCTTGGCCGTAATACTGTCGCCATTCTCCGTGCATACGCTTAAAAACCGGTTGTAAGCCTCGATTGCATCCTCCTCGGCCTTCGAGTCGGACGGGTAAATCTTTTCCACGGGCTGGCCCTTCTCAACCTTGCCCGCCATCTCGCTCGTGGGTTCACCACCGAGCTCCTTGATGCGCTCGGCGAACTCCTCCGCGTGGCGCATTTCGTCGATCGCGATCAGCTTGATGTTCTTCGCCAGCTCGCCGTAATCCATGTTGTCGAGATTGTAGTGCTGGTTCATGTACTGGCATATCGCCTGGAGCTCCATCGACCTGGCCTGGTTCAATACGTCGACTACCTTTTTTTTCCGTTCCTCACGTGACGCCTGCGCCATGGACAACCTCCTTATACCCAAATTTTACTTGTTACGAACAGCGAACACATCCACATCCCGCCATCGTCGGAGAATAAATCCTCACACTCAGATCGCATGATAATGACACCTGTTCCGGTCGAAACGACTTTAGACGATCACTTCCCGCATTTTCCGCAAACTCCGAAAAACTCTATCCTGTGGTGCCGCACCTCTAAGCGTCCCGCCCGGGCCGCCTTCCGGTTCAATAAATCGTCGAAGGGCATCTCAATATCCGAAATCGCCCCGCATCTCTCACAGAGAAAGTGGTAGTGTTTCGCCATATTGGCGTCGAATCTATCAAAGGTGCTCCCGAAATCGATTTTCCTGACGAACCCCTGGTCGATCAGAATACCGAGGTTGCGATACACGGTGCCCATGCTCAGGTTTTTGAAATCCTTTTTCAGCCTCTCGTATATCCAGTCAGCCGACGGATGCGATTGGGTACCCTGCAGCAATTCAAGTATTTTCTCGCGCTGTCTGCTTTTTTTATACCGCGTCTCCATCGGTTCCCTGGCCATAAAATGAATCGCCCTAAACACAGTATCCTTCCGACAGCGCGACCGCCCGGGTTACGGCAAAAACCCCGTCCCGGCATGTCGAATCCCGCATCCTAACCCAATATCCATCATATTCGGAATGATTATCAATATAATTCCCGGACCTTTAAAGTCAATAAAAAAACGGATGTAATTAATTTCTCTATGGTATAGTAGGCTTATTGTTGTTCGCGGGTACACCGGCTTAACTCCGCCACACCCGGAGGCCGTAGACGGCACCGGCCGGTTACAGAACCATGATTATTTCGCACCGCACACCCGCGCCGCCGGGTTCATTTACGCGGCGAACATGGAGATGGCACAGGGAGAACATCATGCGACTTACGATTCTCGGTAACGGCGGCGGCATCAGCGACGGCCTCCCCTATAACGCGTTTTTGGTCGACGACCGGCTGCTCGCCGAAACGCCGCCCGACATCATGTCGAGCCTCTTCAGGGAGCGGATAAAACTCGGCTCTATCCGGAACATCTTCATCTCCCATTTTCATGCCGACCACTGCTTCGGGTTCCCTTTTTTCGCCCTGCGCCTTTTTTATGACGGCACGGATGACGTGATGACGACCTTCGGCCCGGGCGGACTCAAGGCGCGGATGCTGGAACTGTGCACGCTCGCCTTCGGCCCGGGCCATCCCCTGCGCGAATGGCTGGGAGGCGCGATGCGATTCATCGAAACCGGCCCCGACAGCGAACTCGACCTCGGGGACGGGCTCTCGATCAGGACCATCCCGATGGCGCACCCCGTCGAGACCCTCGGCTTCACCCTGAAAAGATTCCAGACGCCGCTTTTCACCTACATGCCCGACACGCTGTGGAGCGAGGACCTCCTTCCGCATATCCAGGACGGCGGGAAAGCCGTCCTGATCGACCTCAACGGCGAGCCCGGCGAGGCGCACAAGGTGCACCTGTCGGAGGCGGACCTCGCGGAAAAAGCACTCCCGCGATGCGGCGATGATGTCGTCTTTTACGGTACACACCTGAAACAAAATAAAAAGACCGGGCCTGGGAGGATACGCTACGTGCGACCGGGCGACAGGATCGAAATAACGGACTAAAAGGCGAACGCGCCTGAGGCATTCGTCCGGCGCGGACCGGACAGGAGGACCATGGACACCAACGTGGGCTGGACATACGACGAGATGAAACAGGTCGGCACCGACTACGATAGCCTCGAAAGGGTGCGCGAATATGACGAGCGGATGTGCGCGCTTCGCGATGTCAGCGCCGAGGCGAACGCCATCCTCGACGATCTCGACCTGAAAAACAGTGACGTGCTGGTGGAGTTCGGCGCGGGCACCGGCGAGTTCGCCATCGAGGCCTCGCGCCGCTGCCGCAGGGTCTATGCGCTGGATGTCTCGAGGACGATGCTCGATTACGCGCGCGGGAAGGCGGAACGCCGCGGAGCGGGCGATATCTCCTTTGTTCATTCGGGCTTCCTCGGCTACACCCACGACGATACGCCGCCCGCGGCCGTCGTCTCCCAGCTCGCCCTTCACCACCTCCCCGATTTCTGGAAGCTCGTGGCGCTTTCCCGCGTACACGATCT
It encodes:
- a CDS encoding class I SAM-dependent methyltransferase, producing the protein MDTNVGWTYDEMKQVGTDYDSLERVREYDERMCALRDVSAEANAILDDLDLKNSDVLVEFGAGTGEFAIEASRRCRRVYALDVSRTMLDYARGKAERRGAGDISFVHSGFLGYTHDDTPPAAVVSQLALHHLPDFWKLVALSRVHDLLAPGGRFFMCDVVFAVQPGKAAASIGRTVERMRESAGEEAALDYERHVREEYSTYDWIMEEMLYRAGFHIERADYGDFFIATYLCLKPAARAR
- a CDS encoding bacterioferritin produces the protein MAQASREERKKKVVDVLNQARSMELQAICQYMNQHYNLDNMDYGELAKNIKLIAIDEMRHAEEFAERIKELGGEPTSEMAGKVEKGQPVEKIYPSDSKAEEDAIEAYNRFLSVCTENGDSITAKIFETIIDQEQKHLNYFDNVNDHLERLGSAYLAKIAGTSASTGPATKGFATGVGE
- a CDS encoding MBL fold metallo-hydrolase, which encodes MRLTILGNGGGISDGLPYNAFLVDDRLLAETPPDIMSSLFRERIKLGSIRNIFISHFHADHCFGFPFFALRLFYDGTDDVMTTFGPGGLKARMLELCTLAFGPGHPLREWLGGAMRFIETGPDSELDLGDGLSIRTIPMAHPVETLGFTLKRFQTPLFTYMPDTLWSEDLLPHIQDGGKAVLIDLNGEPGEAHKVHLSEADLAEKALPRCGDDVVFYGTHLKQNKKTGPGRIRYVRPGDRIEITD
- a CDS encoding transcriptional repressor — protein: MAREPMETRYKKSRQREKILELLQGTQSHPSADWIYERLKKDFKNLSMGTVYRNLGILIDQGFVRKIDFGSTFDRFDANMAKHYHFLCERCGAISDIEMPFDDLLNRKAARAGRLEVRHHRIEFFGVCGKCGK